In Bradyrhizobium sp. CCBAU 051011, the following are encoded in one genomic region:
- a CDS encoding PEPxxWA-CTERM sorting domain-containing protein, with product MVGTIAKLSCAVLLAVSTVPAKAVEVITNGDFQSGLTGWTGYVTTNGTISQIPGYAGGTRDLPAIKSFNVSGSGPSNALALNAGANPSSSTLEGGGVTQTFTTTGGTATFFANIADHWLSASGSIASIGVFSVLLDGQLMDSHDFGIVTANPQGWTLRDTLSFTTTLSAGEHTLSLQVTRRFAPGVGVDAEYFDNVSLNVEAVPEPSTWAMLILGFAGVGYMAYRRRNGTLAA from the coding sequence ATGGTTGGCACTATCGCCAAACTGTCTTGCGCTGTTCTTCTTGCTGTGTCGACCGTGCCAGCCAAAGCTGTCGAGGTGATCACAAACGGCGACTTTCAATCGGGCCTTACAGGCTGGACCGGGTACGTCACCACGAACGGTACGATCTCGCAAATTCCGGGCTATGCGGGTGGGACGCGCGACCTCCCTGCGATCAAATCCTTCAACGTGTCGGGATCCGGCCCGTCGAACGCGTTGGCCCTGAACGCGGGAGCCAACCCTTCCAGCTCGACCCTGGAAGGTGGCGGTGTTACCCAGACCTTTACCACCACGGGCGGCACGGCGACGTTCTTTGCCAACATTGCAGACCATTGGCTAAGCGCTAGCGGTAGCATTGCTAGCATCGGCGTGTTTAGCGTCCTGCTCGACGGCCAGTTGATGGACAGCCATGATTTCGGCATCGTCACCGCAAATCCCCAAGGGTGGACGCTGCGTGACACGCTCAGCTTCACGACGACGCTGTCCGCGGGCGAGCATACGCTATCGTTGCAAGTGACGCGCCGCTTCGCTCCGGGTGTCGGCGTTGACGCGGAATACTTCGACAACGTATCGCTCAATGTGGAGGCCGTTCCGGAGCCCTCGACCTGGGCGATGTTGATCCTTGGATTCGCAGGTGTGGGTTATATGGCTTATCGCCGTCGCAACGGCACACTTGCGGCCTGA
- the rfbF gene encoding glucose-1-phosphate cytidylyltransferase, with product MRAVLLAGGLGTRFAEETDVRPKPMIEIGGKPILWHIMKIYSSHGINDFIICLGYKGYVIKEYFSNYFLHQSNVTFDLRENRMEVLQKHAEPWRVTLIDTGEETMIGGRIKRILPYIGDDDAFCLTYGDGVADIDITESIAFHRREGRLATVTGTQPPGRFGAINHQGPRVTGFQEKPRGDGNWINGGFFVLSPKVGDYIEGDATVWEKEPMTNLANEGQLSVFLHDGFWHPMDTLRDKRYLEDLWSSNKAPWKKW from the coding sequence ATGCGCGCTGTACTGCTGGCTGGCGGCCTAGGAACCCGGTTTGCCGAGGAAACCGACGTTCGCCCCAAGCCGATGATCGAAATCGGCGGCAAGCCGATCCTGTGGCACATCATGAAGATCTACTCTAGCCACGGCATCAACGACTTCATCATCTGCCTTGGCTACAAGGGCTACGTTATCAAGGAATATTTTTCGAACTACTTCCTGCATCAGTCGAACGTCACGTTCGACCTTCGTGAAAACAGGATGGAGGTTCTGCAGAAGCACGCCGAGCCCTGGCGGGTGACGTTGATCGACACCGGCGAAGAAACCATGATCGGCGGCCGCATCAAGCGGATCCTGCCCTACATCGGCGATGACGATGCGTTCTGCCTGACCTACGGCGACGGCGTAGCCGATATCGACATCACCGAAAGCATCGCCTTCCATCGCCGCGAGGGGCGGCTTGCGACGGTGACCGGCACGCAGCCGCCCGGCCGCTTTGGCGCCATCAACCATCAGGGCCCCCGCGTTACCGGCTTCCAGGAAAAGCCGCGCGGCGACGGCAACTGGATCAATGGCGGCTTCTTCGTGCTGTCGCCCAAGGTCGGCGACTACATCGAAGGCGACGCCACCGTGTGGGAAAAGGAACCGATGACGAATCTGGCGAATGAAGGCCAGCTCAGCGTGTTCCTCCACGACGGGTTCTGGCACCCGATGGATACGCTGCGCGATAAGCGATATTTGGAAGACCTTTGGTCAAGCAATAAGGCTCCCTGGAAAAAATGGTAA
- the rfbC gene encoding dTDP-4-dehydrorhamnose 3,5-epimerase produces the protein MQWVACPPISAGSNPRKAHIVKFHPTPLHGAYTIELEKRGDDRGFFARFFCQKEFEAAGVPMSVVQINNSLSAKAGTLRGMHYQLAPAAEIKVVRCIRGALYDAIVDLRPDSPTFGKWFGVELTAENRTMIFVPQGFAHGLMTLTDDTEAFYLVNAFYAPEQERGLRFDDPRFGIEWPRQPVEVSPKDSSWPDFDPVFHGIEALRGLT, from the coding sequence TTGCAGTGGGTCGCCTGTCCGCCGATCTCCGCTGGCAGTAATCCTCGAAAGGCTCACATCGTGAAGTTTCACCCTACGCCGCTTCATGGCGCCTACACGATCGAACTCGAAAAGCGCGGTGACGACCGGGGCTTTTTCGCGCGCTTCTTTTGTCAGAAGGAATTTGAAGCGGCCGGAGTGCCGATGTCGGTCGTTCAGATCAACAACTCTCTGAGCGCGAAAGCCGGCACCCTGCGCGGGATGCACTATCAACTGGCGCCAGCCGCGGAGATCAAGGTTGTGCGCTGTATTCGCGGCGCGCTCTACGACGCCATCGTCGATCTGCGGCCGGACTCCCCGACCTTCGGCAAATGGTTTGGCGTCGAGCTCACCGCGGAAAACCGGACGATGATTTTCGTTCCGCAGGGTTTTGCGCACGGCCTCATGACGCTCACCGACGACACCGAAGCGTTCTATCTGGTAAACGCGTTCTACGCGCCCGAACAGGAACGCGGCCTGCGCTTCGATGATCCGCGGTTTGGCATTGAGTGGCCGCGGCAGCCCGTTGAAGTTTCGCCCAAGGACAGCAGCTGGCCGGACTTCGACCCTGTCTTCCATGGCATTGAAGCCTTGCGAGGCCTGACGTGA
- a CDS encoding glycosyl transferase family protein has product MTQAPSFIFQYLYVVEILMLIAAVIITISSFDDLFVDLLYWTSRLMGTADSKSKELPSVGILEQIPERPIAIMVPCWKEHDVIFSMLSSNSRLVRYEHAHYFVGVYLNDPLTQAEVRKAQGLYKNIHMVLVPHDGPTSKADCLNQTISDIFMFEAEQNIQFAGIVMHDSEDLIHPLELKLFNKLVDVYDFIQLPVYSFSRPITSLIAGLYMDEFAEMHTKDLEVRQRISGVIPCAGVSACFSREAIQHLNDQNQGEAFRTSSFTEDYDIAFRVSELGFNSAFIAYPASYAIDIDIDSGNPGILHRTLPVATREFFPSGLEAAYRQRARWLLGIVFQGAQEHGWKGSLGTKYFLARDRKGVITSPAVMLAYFALANLTIFELYRAVFDPERQFVYTLLNQNWAMWLFFVNFLFLVWRLFNRMTFTGMIYNLRHALMAAPRLVVGNFVNFFATWRAVRIYLSHRISGTALVWDKTSHSYPVHMGDLTLPQPAVAADGAAAE; this is encoded by the coding sequence ATGACACAAGCCCCTTCCTTTATCTTTCAATATCTCTATGTCGTCGAGATTCTGATGCTGATCGCGGCTGTGATCATCACGATCTCCAGCTTCGACGATCTATTCGTGGACCTGCTGTACTGGACCAGCCGGCTGATGGGCACGGCGGACAGCAAGTCCAAGGAATTGCCGAGCGTGGGGATACTCGAGCAGATCCCCGAGCGCCCGATCGCCATCATGGTGCCGTGCTGGAAGGAGCACGACGTCATCTTTTCGATGCTTTCATCGAACTCCCGGCTCGTGCGCTACGAGCACGCGCATTACTTCGTCGGCGTATATCTGAACGATCCCCTCACCCAGGCCGAGGTGCGCAAGGCACAGGGGCTGTACAAGAACATCCACATGGTGCTGGTGCCGCATGACGGCCCGACCAGCAAGGCGGACTGTCTGAACCAGACGATATCCGATATCTTCATGTTCGAGGCCGAGCAGAACATCCAGTTCGCGGGAATCGTGATGCACGATTCCGAGGACCTCATTCATCCCCTGGAGCTCAAGCTCTTCAACAAGCTGGTCGACGTCTACGACTTCATCCAGTTGCCGGTCTACTCGTTCTCCCGGCCGATCACCTCGCTCATCGCGGGCCTCTACATGGACGAGTTCGCCGAGATGCACACCAAGGACCTCGAGGTCCGCCAGCGCATCAGTGGCGTCATTCCCTGTGCCGGCGTCTCGGCATGCTTCAGCCGGGAGGCGATCCAGCATCTCAACGATCAGAACCAGGGCGAGGCTTTCCGGACGTCGTCGTTCACGGAAGATTACGACATCGCGTTCCGCGTCTCGGAGCTCGGGTTCAATTCCGCGTTCATCGCCTATCCGGCCAGCTACGCGATCGACATCGATATCGACAGCGGCAACCCCGGCATTCTCCACCGGACCCTTCCGGTGGCGACCCGCGAATTCTTTCCGTCAGGCCTCGAGGCCGCCTATCGCCAGCGCGCGCGCTGGCTGCTCGGCATCGTGTTCCAGGGCGCGCAGGAGCACGGTTGGAAAGGCTCGCTCGGGACCAAGTATTTTCTGGCGCGGGACAGAAAGGGCGTGATCACCAGTCCGGCGGTCATGCTCGCCTATTTTGCGCTCGCCAATTTGACCATATTCGAACTCTATCGGGCGGTCTTCGATCCCGAAAGGCAGTTTGTCTATACGCTATTGAACCAGAACTGGGCGATGTGGCTGTTCTTCGTGAACTTCCTGTTTCTGGTCTGGCGCCTGTTCAACCGAATGACGTTCACGGGCATGATCTACAATTTGCGTCACGCCCTGATGGCCGCGCCGCGACTTGTCGTCGGCAATTTTGTCAACTTCTTCGCAACCTGGCGCGCCGTGCGCATCTATCTCAGTCACCGGATATCGGGCACGGCTCTCGTCTGGGACAAGACTTCGCACTCTTACCCAGTGCACATGGGCGACCTTACGTTGCCACAGCCAGCCGTGGCTGCCGATGGCGCGGCAGCCGAATAG
- a CDS encoding undecaprenyl-phosphate glucose phosphotransferase, translating into MSIGADIGNKVGQLDQSAGGPPTRFSSHAVPYLLSTADAFVILLSSVAGGIGYQLSVGNSVPNILPHCAVGLLASFIHILRMSGSGYYDFPDSAKPRVEIGEILICWFTTGLLLAFFAFLLKIGVDYSRGAFVVFYFVAPAGLLAVRKGTKLALAAAVSRGMIGRRDIVLIGDFEEIAALEPRDLLVFFGTSEVSRFTLSSDDDQQKRESTDVNIINAAANFVRRNNCREVMLAVPWEDAGRLEFIREHVKTLPVAVRLLPDIRVRTLTNYASSARQRVLAIEIQRAPLSAAERFVKRVMDIVIASLALVFFLPIMALTAIAIKLDSPGPVIFRQFRKGFNGKQFMMFKFRTMIVQENGPAVVQATRDDPRVTSIGRLLRSASIDELPQLLNVLRGDMSLIGPRPHALAHDNYFETVLSEYAFRHHVKPGMTGWAQCNGARGGTPTIEHISERVKLDLWYINNWSLWLDIQIVIKTFFEVLRKRNAY; encoded by the coding sequence ATGTCGATTGGAGCGGATATCGGCAACAAGGTGGGCCAACTCGACCAATCCGCTGGTGGTCCTCCGACTCGTTTCTCCAGCCACGCCGTCCCCTATCTCTTATCGACGGCAGATGCCTTCGTGATCCTGCTGTCCAGCGTGGCAGGGGGCATCGGTTATCAGCTTTCCGTCGGAAACTCGGTGCCGAACATTCTCCCGCATTGCGCAGTCGGGTTGTTGGCGAGCTTCATTCACATCCTGCGCATGAGCGGAAGCGGCTATTACGATTTTCCTGACAGCGCCAAACCGCGCGTCGAGATCGGCGAAATTCTGATTTGCTGGTTCACGACGGGCTTGCTGCTCGCGTTCTTTGCGTTTCTGCTCAAGATCGGCGTCGATTATTCGCGCGGCGCCTTTGTGGTGTTTTATTTTGTCGCGCCGGCAGGATTGCTCGCGGTCAGGAAGGGCACCAAGCTGGCCCTGGCGGCGGCGGTGTCGCGCGGCATGATCGGCCGACGGGATATCGTGCTGATCGGCGATTTCGAGGAGATCGCCGCATTGGAGCCCCGAGATCTCCTGGTCTTCTTCGGAACTTCTGAAGTCAGCCGCTTCACGCTTAGTTCGGACGACGACCAGCAGAAGCGCGAGTCGACCGACGTCAACATCATCAACGCAGCCGCAAACTTCGTCAGGCGCAACAATTGCCGGGAAGTTATGCTCGCCGTGCCCTGGGAGGACGCGGGCCGGCTGGAATTCATTCGCGAGCACGTCAAGACGCTTCCGGTGGCGGTGCGGCTGCTGCCCGACATCCGGGTTCGGACGTTGACGAATTATGCGTCATCGGCGCGTCAGCGCGTCCTGGCCATCGAAATTCAACGCGCCCCGCTCAGTGCCGCGGAGCGCTTCGTCAAGCGCGTGATGGACATTGTCATCGCATCGCTGGCGCTCGTGTTCTTTCTGCCCATCATGGCGCTCACGGCGATCGCTATCAAGCTTGACAGTCCCGGGCCGGTTATTTTCCGGCAGTTCCGAAAGGGATTTAATGGCAAGCAGTTCATGATGTTCAAATTCCGCACGATGATCGTGCAGGAAAACGGGCCTGCTGTCGTGCAGGCTACGCGCGACGACCCCCGGGTGACATCCATCGGCCGTCTGTTGCGATCGGCAAGCATCGATGAACTGCCGCAGCTATTGAATGTCTTGAGGGGAGACATGTCCCTGATCGGTCCGCGACCGCACGCGCTGGCCCACGACAATTATTTCGAGACGGTATTGAGCGAGTATGCTTTCCGGCATCACGTCAAGCCCGGCATGACCGGTTGGGCGCAATGCAACGGAGCGCGCGGCGGTACGCCTACGATTGAGCACATCTCCGAACGCGTAAAACTAGATCTCTGGTACATCAACAACTGGAGCCTGTGGTTGGACATCCAGATCGTGATCAAGACTTTTTTCGAAGTATTGCGGAAGCGCAACGCTTACTGA
- the wecB gene encoding non-hydrolyzing UDP-N-acetylglucosamine 2-epimerase: MHHPRREHFSNSTPVRTFVFVVGTRPEVIKVAPIVRRLRKAEWAVVRVVTSGQQSDLLDSTLAEFDLRPDLSIRHRSNCHTPGALASLLIRRLDRYFGQVRPDCVLAQGDTTTAYASSIAAFYRKIAFVHVEAGLRTPSLDAPFPEEFHRRSIAVSTSLHCAPTSAAAQNLVRENIAREKIIVSGNTVIDSLLEVAASKPVLPADFPRLRTILLTAHRRENFGEPLRDAFTAIRAFVDLTPDVAVYFPVHPNPNARETAIEILSGHPRIRLVDPLGYRDVVAAIQNAWCVVTDSGGLQEEAPALGKPVLVLRDVTERPEAVASGVVELVGTSRDAVFGALSELNKNSTKYTRMARPVFPYGDGHASKRIVEALYRQFVLPPQMRSAEIAQLHHAS, translated from the coding sequence ATGCATCACCCTCGCAGAGAGCATTTCAGCAACTCGACGCCTGTCCGCACCTTCGTCTTCGTGGTTGGTACCCGCCCGGAAGTCATCAAGGTAGCCCCCATCGTTCGCAGGCTGCGCAAAGCCGAATGGGCGGTCGTTCGGGTCGTAACATCAGGCCAGCAGAGCGACCTTCTCGACAGCACCCTTGCCGAATTCGACCTCCGTCCGGACCTCTCGATCCGGCATCGGAGCAATTGTCACACGCCGGGGGCTCTCGCCAGCTTGCTCATTCGTCGCCTGGACCGATATTTCGGGCAGGTTCGCCCCGATTGCGTTCTCGCCCAGGGCGACACGACGACCGCCTATGCGTCGTCAATCGCGGCGTTCTACCGCAAGATCGCCTTTGTGCATGTGGAAGCCGGGCTGCGCACGCCAAGCCTTGATGCGCCCTTCCCCGAAGAATTTCACCGCCGGTCGATTGCCGTATCCACCTCTCTTCACTGCGCGCCCACGTCGGCCGCGGCACAGAATCTTGTGCGGGAGAACATTGCGCGGGAGAAGATCATCGTTTCGGGAAATACGGTGATCGACTCGTTGCTGGAAGTCGCGGCTTCGAAACCGGTGCTGCCCGCCGACTTTCCCAGGCTGCGGACCATCCTTCTCACGGCGCATCGGCGGGAGAATTTTGGCGAACCGCTGCGCGACGCGTTCACCGCGATCAGGGCCTTCGTCGATCTCACCCCCGACGTCGCCGTGTATTTTCCGGTTCATCCCAATCCGAACGCACGCGAAACAGCGATCGAGATCCTTTCGGGTCATCCCCGGATCAGGCTGGTCGATCCGCTCGGCTACCGCGATGTCGTCGCCGCGATACAGAATGCCTGGTGCGTGGTGACCGATAGCGGCGGCCTTCAGGAAGAGGCCCCCGCGCTTGGCAAGCCCGTTCTGGTGTTGCGCGACGTGACCGAGAGGCCTGAGGCGGTAGCATCAGGGGTAGTCGAACTGGTCGGAACCTCTCGCGACGCGGTATTCGGCGCGTTGTCCGAGTTGAACAAGAACAGCACGAAATACACCCGCATGGCGCGGCCGGTATTTCCCTATGGGGATGGCCACGCCAGCAAGCGGATCGTCGAGGCCCTCTACCGGCAATTTGTCCTGCCGCCGCAAATGCGCTCCGCCGAAATCGCTCAGCTTCACCACGCGTCCTGA
- a CDS encoding NAD(P)-dependent oxidoreductase yields MRILITGSMGYVGPILTRHLRQKFPDAELIGFDTAFFAHNLTGTARLPESLLDRVHFGDIRNFPPELLDDVDVVVHLAAISNDPMGKEFEGVTEAINEKASVALAQMAEQRGVGRFVFASSCSIYGAAEGRPKRESDSLNPLTAYARSKVAMENALRASNAGEMTVTCLRFATACGMSDRLRLDLVLNDFVASALATGEITVLSDGTPWRPLIDVADMARAIEWAIGRDAKQGGRVLVVNAGSNKGNYQVRDLAEVVAAQLPGTRVSINTAAPPDLRSYQVDFSLFAELAPAHLPAVPLAQSVRNLHAGLNGMKFSDKEFRTSSLMRLKTLKDHIAVGRLSADLRWQ; encoded by the coding sequence ATGCGTATTCTTATTACCGGTTCGATGGGCTATGTCGGCCCCATCCTGACGCGTCACCTCCGGCAGAAATTTCCAGACGCCGAATTGATCGGCTTCGATACCGCATTCTTTGCCCACAATCTTACCGGAACTGCCAGGCTGCCGGAGTCGCTGCTGGATCGTGTGCATTTCGGCGATATCCGTAACTTCCCACCGGAGCTGCTCGATGACGTCGACGTCGTCGTCCATCTGGCTGCGATTTCCAACGATCCAATGGGCAAGGAATTCGAAGGCGTCACTGAAGCCATCAACGAAAAGGCCAGTGTCGCGCTTGCGCAGATGGCCGAGCAGCGCGGCGTCGGCCGCTTCGTGTTCGCCTCCAGCTGCAGTATTTACGGCGCGGCCGAAGGTCGCCCCAAACGCGAGAGCGATTCGCTCAATCCCCTCACCGCCTATGCACGGTCCAAGGTTGCGATGGAAAATGCGCTTCGCGCCAGCAATGCGGGCGAGATGACGGTCACGTGCCTGAGGTTTGCGACCGCTTGCGGCATGTCGGACCGTCTGCGGCTCGATCTGGTCCTGAACGACTTTGTCGCGAGCGCGCTGGCGACCGGCGAGATCACCGTTCTGAGCGACGGCACGCCTTGGCGACCACTGATCGACGTGGCCGACATGGCCCGGGCCATTGAATGGGCAATCGGGCGCGATGCCAAGCAAGGCGGGCGGGTCCTCGTGGTCAACGCCGGCAGCAACAAGGGGAATTATCAGGTCCGCGATCTGGCGGAGGTCGTGGCCGCGCAGTTGCCCGGCACAAGGGTGAGCATCAATACGGCGGCGCCGCCGGATTTGCGTTCCTATCAGGTTGATTTTTCGCTTTTTGCCGAACTGGCTCCGGCACATCTGCCTGCGGTCCCGCTCGCCCAGTCCGTCCGAAATCTCCATGCCGGACTGAACGGCATGAAGTTCTCGGACAAGGAATTCCGCACATCCTCGCTGATGCGACTGAAGACGCTCAAGGACCACATTGCAGTGGGTCGCCTGTCCGCCGATCTCCGCTGGCAGTAA
- a CDS encoding NAD(P)-dependent oxidoreductase: MRILLTGGSSFTGLWFARSLAAKGHTVVATLRGSAYSGLRGSRVAELRCIAEVIEDCPIGSDRFLDLASTGSWDLLCQHAAQTGDYRNPDFDVIGAVADNTKNLVTVLKKMLDRGPVAVVLTGSVFEQDEGAGDAPLRAFSPYGLSKGLTWQHYRFLSETLNFNLGKFVIANPIGPFEEPRFCNYLIRSWFKGEVPAVRTPLYVRDNIHVDLLAQAYASFAESVPLRQGITKLNPSFYVESQGAFAQRFATEMSSRLGVPCPVTLLQQQEFIEPMVRINTDRVDGAEFDWSEASAWDAEAEFYKQGAR; this comes from the coding sequence GTGAGAATCCTTCTGACTGGAGGCAGCTCGTTCACCGGTCTGTGGTTTGCGCGCAGCCTAGCCGCAAAGGGCCATACCGTCGTCGCCACCCTCAGGGGCAGCGCCTATTCGGGGCTGCGCGGCAGTCGCGTTGCCGAGCTTCGCTGTATTGCCGAGGTCATCGAGGACTGTCCCATTGGCTCGGACCGCTTTCTCGATCTCGCTAGCACCGGCTCATGGGACCTGTTGTGCCAACATGCGGCTCAAACAGGCGACTACCGCAATCCGGACTTCGACGTCATCGGGGCCGTCGCTGACAACACGAAAAATCTTGTCACGGTCCTGAAGAAGATGCTGGATCGCGGCCCGGTGGCCGTTGTGCTCACCGGCTCGGTATTCGAGCAGGACGAGGGTGCGGGAGATGCGCCGCTCAGGGCTTTCTCGCCCTACGGACTGTCGAAGGGCCTCACCTGGCAACACTATCGCTTCCTGAGCGAGACCCTGAATTTCAATCTCGGAAAGTTCGTGATCGCGAACCCCATTGGCCCGTTCGAGGAGCCGCGGTTCTGCAACTATCTGATACGCTCCTGGTTCAAGGGCGAAGTGCCGGCGGTACGAACTCCCCTGTACGTGCGGGACAACATTCATGTTGATTTGCTGGCGCAAGCCTACGCGAGCTTTGCTGAGAGCGTGCCTCTGCGTCAGGGCATAACGAAGCTCAATCCGAGTTTCTATGTCGAGAGCCAGGGCGCCTTCGCGCAGCGCTTCGCTACCGAGATGTCATCCCGCCTTGGGGTCCCCTGCCCCGTCACGTTGCTGCAGCAGCAGGAATTCATCGAACCGATGGTCCGGATCAACACCGATCGGGTTGACGGGGCGGAATTCGACTGGAGCGAAGCATCGGCCTGGGACGCCGAGGCCGAATTCTACAAGCAGGGCGCAAGATAG
- a CDS encoding H-NS family nucleoid-associated regulatory protein — protein MNKKPNFDGMSVDELWQLHEELSQVLSVRLTSEKRELEKRLAQLRREKEMRQPEAAEARGAPRERRKYPRVFPKYRNPDEPSETWSGRGKQPRWLTAALKTGHKIEEFVIGKPEGSGESSRRRRA, from the coding sequence ATGAACAAGAAGCCAAATTTCGATGGAATGTCGGTAGACGAGTTGTGGCAGCTCCATGAGGAGCTCAGTCAGGTGTTGTCAGTTCGATTGACGTCGGAAAAGCGCGAGCTTGAGAAACGGTTGGCACAACTTCGGCGTGAGAAGGAAATGCGCCAGCCGGAAGCCGCGGAGGCGCGAGGTGCGCCGCGCGAACGCCGGAAGTATCCTCGCGTATTCCCGAAGTATCGAAATCCGGACGAGCCTTCCGAAACGTGGTCGGGTCGCGGAAAACAGCCTCGCTGGCTTACGGCCGCGCTCAAGACCGGTCACAAGATCGAGGAATTCGTGATTGGCAAGCCGGAGGGCAGCGGCGAAAGCTCTCGACGCCGCCGCGCATAG
- a CDS encoding catalase family peroxidase gives MSEFPTGAATPASIVDALKGVASDPKARASFAKGRCVRGTYAASDRAKEITKSRSFTRPSRVLARFSVGGSDPHVADTDEFVPRGFSFRLGDEDHRSNILLQSVPVHFARTPDQMLAFLKARMVGTNGKPDMANIMAFSAANPETLHQANYIAAHPLPASFAATTYWGVHAFPATNAKGETRFIKFKAVPVGEDVTLTDEEARAKPADFLHDDLESRIAAGDVRFNVMALLDRPGDPTMDVTVRWPDEDSRDTVRLGTIVITGVEADDACDASVFDPANLAEGIGHPPDEIFALRRAAYAISLAKRR, from the coding sequence ATGTCCGAGTTCCCAACCGGCGCCGCCACGCCCGCCTCAATCGTCGACGCCCTGAAAGGGGTAGCCAGCGATCCGAAGGCGCGCGCGAGCTTTGCCAAAGGCCGGTGCGTTCGCGGCACCTATGCCGCCTCGGACCGGGCGAAAGAGATTACGAAATCCCGCAGCTTCACCAGGCCATCGCGCGTGCTGGCGCGCTTTTCGGTGGGCGGTAGTGATCCGCACGTGGCCGATACCGACGAATTCGTGCCGCGCGGCTTCAGCTTCAGGCTCGGTGACGAAGACCATCGCTCGAACATTCTCCTGCAGAGCGTACCGGTACATTTTGCGAGGACGCCCGATCAGATGCTGGCTTTCCTCAAGGCGCGCATGGTGGGGACGAACGGCAAGCCGGATATGGCGAACATCATGGCATTCTCCGCCGCCAACCCCGAAACGCTGCATCAGGCGAACTACATCGCCGCCCATCCGCTGCCGGCGAGTTTTGCGGCCACGACCTATTGGGGTGTGCACGCTTTTCCAGCGACGAATGCAAAGGGTGAGACGCGGTTCATCAAGTTCAAGGCCGTTCCGGTGGGCGAAGACGTCACGCTGACCGACGAGGAAGCAAGAGCAAAGCCTGCCGACTTCCTGCATGACGACCTCGAAAGCCGGATCGCTGCAGGTGATGTCCGGTTCAATGTGATGGCGCTGCTCGACCGTCCCGGCGATCCCACCATGGACGTGACCGTCCGATGGCCGGATGAGGACAGTCGCGACACGGTGCGGCTGGGAACGATCGTCATCACGGGTGTTGAGGCGGATGACGCGTGCGACGCGTCCGTCTTCGATCCGGCAAATCTCGCCGAAGGCATCGGGCATCCGCCGGACGAGATCTTTGCGCTACGCCGCGCCGCTTACGCCATTTCACTGGCGAAGCGCCGATGA
- a CDS encoding AraC family transcriptional regulator: MTQASAFGQRLGKFLHLKDAPPSLITRSLRSVELAVTETRDDNPVPGLSGSFTAEDAFLVSLKLHDYPDCELWENGKCVMKADVPAGATYLYDLKRDPRYVIDKPFHSLFFYLPRSALDGLTEQSRTPRVGELACELGVGHDDAIIRHIGASLQQGLRRPEEVNQLFIDHMMLALTAHVAQAYGGHRPVAGSTRGGLAPWQARQACERLEADLGGKLSLQQIAAEFGLSVSHFSRAFRTSTGLPPHQWLLRQRVKAAKQLMTVRDLPLSEIAISAGFANQSHFTRVFTAVVGVSPGVWRREAQDIPESET; the protein is encoded by the coding sequence ATGACACAAGCGAGCGCCTTCGGACAGAGGCTCGGAAAATTCCTGCACCTGAAGGATGCGCCGCCCTCGCTGATCACGCGTTCACTGCGCAGCGTCGAACTCGCGGTTACCGAAACGCGCGATGATAACCCCGTGCCGGGCCTATCCGGCTCATTCACCGCCGAGGATGCTTTTCTCGTCAGCCTGAAACTTCACGATTACCCAGACTGCGAGCTCTGGGAGAATGGCAAATGCGTCATGAAGGCGGACGTACCGGCGGGCGCAACATATTTGTACGACCTCAAGCGCGATCCGCGCTACGTGATCGACAAGCCGTTCCACTCACTGTTCTTCTATCTTCCGCGCTCGGCGCTCGACGGCCTTACCGAACAGTCCCGCACGCCGCGCGTGGGAGAACTCGCCTGTGAACTCGGCGTCGGCCATGACGATGCGATCATCCGTCATATCGGCGCGTCGCTGCAACAGGGGCTGCGTCGGCCCGAGGAAGTCAACCAGCTTTTCATCGATCACATGATGCTCGCGCTCACCGCACACGTCGCCCAAGCCTATGGCGGGCATCGGCCCGTCGCCGGATCGACCCGTGGCGGCCTTGCGCCGTGGCAAGCGAGGCAGGCCTGCGAAAGGCTCGAGGCAGACCTCGGAGGAAAGCTTTCATTGCAACAAATCGCGGCCGAGTTTGGCCTCTCGGTCAGCCATTTCTCACGCGCATTTCGAACGTCCACCGGCCTGCCGCCGCACCAATGGCTGCTTCGCCAGCGCGTGAAGGCCGCCAAGCAGTTGATGACGGTCCGCGACCTGCCGCTGTCCGAGATTGCGATCTCGGCCGGGTTCGCCAATCAAAGCCATTTTACGCGGGTGTTTACGGCGGTGGTCGGCGTCAGTCCGGGCGTGTGGCGCCGCGAAGCGCAGGACATCCCGGAAAGCGAGACCTGA